A portion of the Halobacillus ihumii genome contains these proteins:
- a CDS encoding ABC transporter ATP-binding protein, giving the protein MMKLFKYLKPYRIPIIVILVLTLFQALSQLFLPALMANIVDKGIVNGNISYIVKIGGLMLLVAAGGVVVSILAGFYSSKVSMGFGKVVRERMFTHIENFSLQGFDNVGSSSLITRTTNDIMQVQQVLTMMLKVLIMAPMMFIGGILIAIATDAAMSLIIIAVIPIIVAAIIVVAKKGLPLFKSLQKKLDRMNLVLREGLNGIRVIRSFNRTDHEQNRFKEANLDFANTAIKVNKIMATLTPVMMFVLNFSIIAIIWFGSIRISNENLQVGELMAFIQYAMQIMFSLIMSSMMLIMIPRASVSAARINEVLDKVPDVKDPVGDKDEHLLEGVVEFDHVTFSYPGAEEPVLSNLSFSAKPGQVTAIVGGTGAGKSTLINLLPRFYDVDRGSIKIDGVDTRDILQSNLRNNISLVPQKAVLFSGTIADNIRYGKKNATDEEVRKAADDALVSDFILETKNGFDSVIAQKGANVSGGQKQRLSIARALIREANIYIFDDSFSALDFKTDAKLRASLQEETSEATVFIVAQRISTVMDADQIIVLDHGEMAGVGTHRELMENCEVYQEIVSSQFSEGETA; this is encoded by the coding sequence ATGATGAAATTGTTCAAATATTTAAAGCCCTATCGCATTCCTATCATAGTTATTTTGGTGCTAACACTTTTTCAAGCCTTATCTCAGCTCTTTCTTCCTGCCTTAATGGCGAATATTGTGGATAAAGGGATCGTGAATGGTAACATTTCCTATATTGTTAAGATAGGCGGCCTCATGTTGTTGGTGGCTGCAGGGGGTGTGGTTGTTTCGATCTTGGCAGGATTCTATTCTTCGAAAGTGTCCATGGGATTTGGAAAAGTTGTTCGTGAAAGAATGTTTACACATATTGAAAATTTCTCTCTGCAAGGATTTGATAATGTTGGGTCTTCCTCGCTTATTACTAGGACGACCAATGATATTATGCAAGTTCAGCAAGTGCTGACAATGATGCTGAAGGTCTTGATTATGGCTCCGATGATGTTTATTGGGGGAATCCTTATAGCTATTGCTACAGACGCGGCTATGTCATTGATTATTATCGCGGTTATTCCTATCATAGTTGCTGCAATTATCGTTGTGGCCAAAAAAGGACTCCCGCTTTTTAAATCGTTGCAGAAGAAGTTGGATCGAATGAATCTCGTACTTCGGGAAGGGTTGAACGGCATTAGGGTTATTCGTTCTTTTAATCGCACTGATCATGAACAGAATCGTTTTAAAGAAGCAAACTTAGATTTTGCCAACACGGCAATTAAAGTTAACAAGATTATGGCAACGTTAACACCGGTCATGATGTTTGTTCTTAACTTTTCAATCATTGCGATTATATGGTTCGGCAGTATTCGAATCAGTAATGAAAACCTTCAAGTCGGTGAATTAATGGCCTTTATTCAGTATGCCATGCAAATCATGTTTTCCTTAATTATGTCATCGATGATGCTCATCATGATCCCCCGCGCCTCGGTCTCAGCCGCCAGGATTAACGAGGTACTCGATAAAGTTCCTGATGTGAAGGATCCGGTTGGTGATAAAGATGAACACTTGCTAGAGGGAGTTGTGGAATTTGATCATGTAACGTTCAGTTATCCGGGAGCTGAAGAGCCTGTCCTTTCAAACCTTTCATTCTCTGCCAAGCCTGGCCAGGTAACAGCTATTGTAGGGGGCACTGGAGCTGGAAAATCGACACTTATTAACCTGCTCCCAAGATTCTATGATGTGGATCGGGGCAGCATCAAGATAGATGGTGTCGATACACGTGACATATTGCAGAGTAATTTGAGAAATAACATCAGTTTAGTCCCTCAAAAAGCAGTTCTTTTCTCTGGGACTATTGCAGATAATATTCGCTATGGAAAGAAAAACGCGACAGATGAAGAGGTAAGGAAGGCAGCGGATGACGCCCTAGTATCAGACTTTATTTTAGAGACGAAGAACGGCTTTGACTCTGTTATCGCTCAAAAAGGGGCAAACGTCTCGGGTGGACAGAAACAGCGTCTTTCCATCGCCCGCGCTCTAATAAGAGAAGCTAATATCTATATATTTGATGATAGTTTTTCAGCACTTGACTTTAAAACCGATGCTAAGCTGCGTGCATCCCTTCAAGAGGAGACATCTGAGGCCACCGTATTCATTGTTGCTCAAAGGATCAGTACAGTTATGGATGCAGACCAGATTATTGTTTTAGATCATGGAGAAATGGCAGGCGTTGGAACACACCGAGAGTTAATGGAAAACTGTGAAGTCTACCAGGAGATTGTATCATCGCAGTTTTCAGAGGGGGAAACGGCATGA
- the argF gene encoding ornithine carbamoyltransferase has protein sequence MNLMHQMVSHTHSLKGRNVSTWLDFSQSDVSGLLAQAQHLKENPHNNILAGKTLGMIFEKSSTRTRVSFEVGMIQMGGHALYLNTRDIQVGRGESISDTAKVLSGYVDVIMYRTTSHEKLQELAQHASIPVINGLCDRYHPCQALADIFTILELKGRLAGIKAVYIGDGNNVAHSFMILGAMMGMEIVIASPAGYEPDPEILAKAKQTAVENNGSVIVEHDPIQAVKGADVVYTDVWASMGQEEEAEERMKAFEGFQVNQQLLGAAKDDVHFLHCLPAHREEEVTASVIDGPRSVVFQQAENRLHVQKAILQAVIGDIS, from the coding sequence ATGAACTTAATGCACCAAATGGTCAGCCACACACATTCACTGAAAGGGAGAAATGTCAGCACTTGGCTCGATTTCTCACAGTCCGATGTATCAGGATTGCTTGCTCAAGCCCAACATTTAAAGGAAAACCCTCATAACAATATATTGGCAGGAAAAACACTAGGCATGATCTTTGAAAAGTCATCCACTCGTACTCGTGTCTCCTTTGAGGTAGGGATGATTCAAATGGGCGGCCATGCCCTCTATTTAAACACGCGGGACATTCAAGTTGGCCGCGGTGAAAGTATTTCAGACACAGCAAAGGTACTATCGGGGTATGTGGATGTCATTATGTATCGAACGACATCACATGAGAAATTACAGGAACTTGCCCAACATGCTTCTATTCCTGTTATTAATGGTCTCTGTGATCGATACCATCCTTGTCAGGCCCTGGCAGACATTTTTACAATCCTTGAGTTAAAAGGAAGGCTAGCTGGGATTAAAGCTGTTTATATCGGAGATGGCAATAATGTGGCTCATTCTTTCATGATTCTTGGCGCAATGATGGGCATGGAGATTGTGATTGCTTCGCCGGCAGGGTATGAACCTGATCCGGAGATTTTAGCAAAAGCTAAGCAAACAGCTGTAGAAAACAACGGCTCTGTTATAGTTGAGCATGATCCCATACAGGCAGTAAAAGGCGCTGATGTCGTTTATACAGACGTTTGGGCGAGTATGGGGCAAGAGGAAGAAGCAGAAGAACGCATGAAAGCCTTTGAGGGATTTCAGGTCAATCAACAGCTGCTTGGGGCAGCTAAAGATGATGTTCACTTCCTGCATTGTCTGCCGGCTCATAGAGAAGAAGAAGTGACAGCAAGCGTCATTGATGGCCCTCGATCCGTGGTCTTTCAGCAAGCCGAGAACCGTTTACATGTACAAAAGGCGATTCTTCAGGCTGTAATTGGTGATATTTCGTGA
- a CDS encoding ABC transporter ATP-binding protein, which produces MSEKRQKQQRNRRKGKQEQKIRDFKGTLKRLIGYLKPHRVPLLNVLVTAVLSTIFAILSPKIIGMITTGLFQSTVMKRYGIQNARVDFEFIQAALIILGVLYLLSVLFSYIQQYIMASVAQKTVYTIREEVNEKLSRLPLQYFDSRTHGDLLSRAVNDLENISSTLQKSLTQFITSIVTLVGVAVMMLTISPLMTVIVFITLPISFIITKKVAVRSQNYFIGQRKALGQLNGHVEEMYSGHQVIKAFGREDQSIDRFKKMNESLYQTGWKAQFISGLIKPILKFVNNIVYVFICVIGALLVTRGAIGVGGIQAFIQYIRQFSQPITQVSSIANVIQSTVASAERVFEILDDEEEWVSANVKTMPSAKGSVSFQSVDFGYQKDAPLIKEMTVNVEQGQKVAIVGPTGAGKTTLINLLMRFYEIDKGKITIDGVDIRDVKRGKLRSLFGMVLQDTWLFNGTIRDNIAYGRENATEGEVIQAAEAAHADYFIRTLPEGYDTVLNEEASNISQGQKQLLTIARAIITDPAILVLDEATSSVDTRTESHIQQAMSELMEGRTSFIIAHRLSTIKDADTILVMDKGSVIEQGAHDELLAKDGFYAELYNSQFANETSEKITS; this is translated from the coding sequence ATGAGCGAAAAGCGTCAAAAACAGCAAAGAAACCGTCGTAAAGGTAAGCAAGAGCAAAAGATCAGAGATTTTAAAGGAACATTAAAAAGACTGATCGGCTACCTGAAACCTCATAGAGTACCATTGCTGAACGTGCTTGTAACGGCTGTCCTCAGCACAATTTTTGCCATTCTCAGCCCTAAAATCATTGGAATGATTACAACGGGTTTATTTCAATCCACGGTGATGAAGAGGTACGGCATTCAAAATGCCAGGGTTGACTTTGAGTTTATTCAGGCAGCTTTGATTATTTTAGGTGTGCTATACCTTTTGAGTGTCCTATTCAGCTACATTCAACAGTATATTATGGCGAGCGTTGCGCAAAAGACCGTCTATACCATCCGAGAAGAAGTAAACGAAAAGCTCTCCCGTCTCCCGCTTCAATATTTTGATTCACGAACACATGGCGACCTATTAAGTCGTGCTGTTAATGACCTGGAGAATATCAGCAGCACACTGCAAAAAAGTCTTACACAGTTCATTACATCCATCGTAACATTAGTTGGTGTTGCGGTGATGATGCTTACCATTAGTCCGTTAATGACTGTGATTGTTTTTATAACCTTACCGATAAGTTTTATCATAACAAAGAAAGTGGCTGTACGTTCACAGAACTATTTCATAGGCCAGCGAAAAGCCCTTGGACAATTGAACGGCCATGTAGAGGAAATGTATTCAGGGCATCAGGTGATCAAGGCGTTCGGTCGTGAGGATCAGTCTATTGACCGATTTAAGAAAATGAACGAGAGCCTTTATCAAACAGGCTGGAAAGCACAATTTATTTCCGGTCTGATTAAGCCAATTTTAAAATTTGTAAATAATATTGTTTATGTATTCATTTGTGTAATTGGTGCTCTGTTAGTTACAAGAGGAGCGATCGGAGTCGGCGGAATCCAAGCATTTATCCAGTATATTAGACAGTTTTCCCAACCGATTACTCAAGTTTCCAGCATAGCAAATGTCATTCAATCAACGGTTGCATCAGCTGAACGTGTCTTTGAAATTCTTGATGATGAGGAAGAATGGGTATCGGCGAATGTTAAGACGATGCCATCTGCAAAAGGCTCTGTTAGTTTTCAAAGTGTTGATTTTGGCTATCAAAAGGATGCCCCGCTTATTAAAGAGATGACGGTAAACGTAGAGCAAGGCCAAAAAGTAGCGATTGTAGGGCCGACTGGAGCTGGGAAGACAACACTGATCAATCTATTGATGCGTTTTTATGAAATAGACAAAGGCAAAATTACAATTGATGGTGTAGACATTCGTGATGTAAAACGCGGCAAGTTGCGCAGCTTATTTGGCATGGTTCTCCAGGATACGTGGCTCTTCAATGGGACGATACGAGACAATATAGCCTACGGCCGCGAAAATGCCACTGAAGGCGAGGTTATTCAAGCAGCTGAAGCCGCACATGCTGATTACTTTATTCGGACACTCCCTGAAGGTTACGATACGGTTCTTAATGAAGAAGCATCCAATATATCACAAGGTCAGAAGCAATTGCTTACTATTGCTCGTGCGATCATTACGGACCCTGCAATCCTTGTGTTAGATGAAGCTACCAGCAGTGTGGATACAAGAACAGAAAGCCATATTCAGCAGGCCATGAGTGAATTAATGGAAGGTAGAACAAGCTTCATCATTGCTCACAGACTTTCCACGATTAAGGACGCAGATACAATTCTCGTTATGGATAAAGGCAGTGTGATCGAGCAAGGAGCGCATGATGAACTGTTAGCGAAAGACGGTTTCTATGCTGAGCTTTACAACAGTCAGTTTGCAAACGAAACCTCTGAAAAAATCACATCATAA
- a CDS encoding carbamoyl phosphate synthase small subunit: MQQGYLTLQDGQQFKGEASEDWAHPIEGEIVFFTGMTGYQEVITDPSYQGQIVVFTYPLIGNYGINEDDFESEHPQVKGVVMLHCAETASHYKATTSLKDYLHDKGVPFLTNVDTREVTKAIRTGGTRQAALADRPMKPTSTQMTNQIYQVKGTKLTTHSDGDDHIVLIDFGSKHSILHHLLEKGLRVTVVPFTELHAIDELKPDGVVLSNGPGDPKDVAPYLSKIKHVLESFPSLGICLGHQVIALAFGGDTKKLSFGHRGANHPVKDLETGRVFLTSQNHNYVVDEESLAETGLHTYLIHVNDQSLEGLKHDKLPILSAQFHPEANPGPEDAYWLFDDFFKLITAMKGEKAYV; the protein is encoded by the coding sequence ATGCAACAAGGATATCTTACCTTACAAGATGGTCAACAATTTAAAGGGGAAGCGTCTGAGGATTGGGCGCACCCCATCGAAGGCGAAATTGTCTTTTTCACCGGGATGACCGGTTATCAGGAAGTAATCACCGATCCTTCCTATCAGGGTCAAATCGTTGTTTTCACATATCCGCTCATTGGAAATTATGGAATCAACGAAGATGATTTCGAAAGTGAGCACCCACAAGTGAAAGGTGTTGTGATGCTGCATTGTGCTGAGACAGCTTCGCACTATAAAGCCACGACATCACTAAAGGACTACCTTCACGATAAAGGAGTCCCTTTTTTAACCAATGTAGATACCCGTGAAGTAACGAAAGCGATCCGAACAGGAGGTACACGCCAGGCTGCACTGGCAGACAGACCAATGAAGCCGACGAGTACTCAAATGACGAATCAAATTTATCAGGTTAAGGGTACGAAACTGACGACACACTCTGACGGGGACGACCATATTGTTTTAATTGACTTCGGATCCAAGCATTCCATTTTACATCATCTTTTGGAAAAAGGTCTTCGCGTGACAGTTGTTCCTTTTACTGAACTCCATGCCATAGATGAACTCAAGCCGGATGGAGTAGTCCTTTCCAATGGCCCTGGAGATCCAAAGGATGTGGCACCATATTTATCAAAAATAAAACACGTACTGGAATCCTTCCCATCACTCGGAATTTGCCTCGGCCATCAAGTGATTGCACTGGCATTTGGAGGGGATACGAAGAAGCTTTCTTTTGGGCATCGCGGCGCGAATCATCCGGTGAAGGATCTTGAGACAGGGAGAGTATTCCTTACTTCGCAAAACCATAATTACGTTGTCGATGAAGAAAGTCTGGCGGAAACAGGATTGCACACTTACCTAATTCATGTAAATGACCAGTCGTTGGAAGGGCTGAAGCATGACAAGTTACCTATTTTATCCGCGCAATTTCATCCAGAGGCCAACCCTGGACCTGAGGATGCTTATTGGTTATTCGATGATTTTTTCAAACTGATTACTGCAATGAAGGGGGAGAAAGCCTATGTCTAA
- a CDS encoding carbamoyl phosphate synthase large subunit, with amino-acid sequence MSKKILIIGSGPILIGQAAEFDYSGTQGCLALKEEGFNVVLVNNNPATIMTDTTMADTVYCEPLTVNSIEAIIKKEQPDALLAGLGGQTALNLAVELDKQGILSKYNIELLGTSVTSIQKGEDRELFRELMSELSQPVPESEVIETVQGAKAFARKVGYPVISRPAYTLGGRGGGIVDHESELEELIHNGLKASPIGQVILEKSIAGFKEVEYEVMRDHNGTCISVCNMENFDPVGVHTGDSIVVAPSQTLTDQEYQMLRTAAFTIISELEVVGGCNVQFALDPLSNQYYVIEVNPRVSRSSALASKATGYPIAKMATKLALGCTLDELKNPLTGTTYASFEPALDYVVVKFPRWPFDKFSEADRKLGTKMKATGEVMAIDRTLEGAFQKAVASLDQSIPELDPAQLNTHLTQPTDLRYFAILDLLRQGEKIEQIHKETAIDLFFLSILQNLVEIENKLRDCTTETLPEPLLHLAKVYGFTDASIAKLVQSSESAITQQRLGYHLYPSYKMVDTCAAEFEAATNYVYATYSGVNEIDPLPSTKKALIVGAGPIRIGQGVEFDYSAVKAIETLKELGWSTIMINNNPETVSTDYETADRLYFEPISKEIIEAIVEHEQIDQVYTQFGGQTAINLAAQLEEAGIPLAGVSVDTIAQLEDREQFYSMLKSLDIPHIPGAVCHTFDEAMRAASSYTYPLLCRPSYVIGGQGMVKVNNEHELKDALAGTDARHYPIVLDEFITGQEAEVDLVADGEHIFIPEIMEHVEPAGIHSGDSMAIFPSTLNEDVKATIKEYASKIVQHTDYKGIMNIQFLLTEDAVYVLEVNPRASRTVPIVSKVSNRSLIDLATRVLAGDVSCHLDHVQPPEFEHVAVKYPLFSSHALPELDHKLNANMKSTGEGMCLGGTVQEALAKVFEHLPHFYEEHVSFVEDGYAHMDSPSQLSFSEWIQTKQASIYVNDQQTTEDMERRIQALKYGVTVFSQKETFEAYLASLHVSPYLPAPLPGSLNEGVKLG; translated from the coding sequence ATGTCTAAGAAGATTCTCATCATAGGGTCCGGACCGATCTTGATCGGTCAGGCTGCAGAATTCGATTACTCCGGGACGCAAGGCTGTCTTGCCCTGAAGGAAGAAGGTTTTAATGTCGTCCTCGTTAATAATAACCCGGCGACCATTATGACAGATACGACGATGGCCGACACCGTTTATTGTGAACCGCTTACGGTGAACAGTATCGAAGCCATCATTAAGAAGGAGCAACCAGATGCCCTGCTGGCCGGACTTGGCGGTCAAACAGCTCTGAATTTGGCTGTTGAACTCGACAAACAAGGAATATTATCGAAATATAATATAGAACTGTTAGGAACGAGTGTCACATCGATACAAAAAGGGGAAGACCGTGAATTATTTCGTGAACTAATGAGTGAACTTAGTCAGCCAGTCCCCGAGAGTGAAGTGATCGAAACTGTGCAAGGTGCAAAAGCTTTTGCGCGGAAAGTTGGCTATCCCGTCATTAGTCGTCCAGCCTACACTCTTGGCGGACGTGGCGGCGGTATTGTCGATCATGAGTCGGAACTTGAGGAACTGATCCACAACGGCTTAAAGGCCAGCCCAATTGGTCAGGTGATTTTAGAAAAAAGTATTGCCGGGTTTAAAGAAGTTGAATATGAAGTCATGCGTGACCACAACGGCACATGTATTTCTGTATGTAACATGGAGAACTTCGATCCTGTGGGCGTCCATACCGGCGATTCCATCGTTGTTGCACCGTCGCAAACTCTGACAGATCAAGAATACCAAATGCTTCGTACAGCTGCCTTTACGATCATTTCTGAGCTGGAAGTTGTGGGGGGCTGTAACGTTCAGTTCGCGCTTGACCCACTCAGCAATCAATATTATGTGATTGAAGTCAATCCAAGAGTGAGCCGTTCATCTGCCCTTGCATCGAAGGCGACCGGCTATCCTATAGCTAAAATGGCGACCAAACTGGCCCTGGGCTGTACACTTGATGAATTAAAAAACCCGCTTACAGGTACGACATATGCGAGTTTTGAACCAGCCCTGGATTATGTAGTCGTTAAATTTCCAAGATGGCCATTCGATAAATTTTCAGAAGCCGACCGTAAGCTGGGGACGAAAATGAAAGCAACCGGTGAAGTGATGGCCATTGACCGCACACTTGAAGGTGCTTTTCAAAAAGCTGTAGCGTCACTGGACCAATCTATTCCCGAACTGGACCCTGCGCAGTTAAACACACATCTGACGCAGCCGACAGATTTACGCTATTTTGCAATTCTGGATTTACTGCGCCAGGGAGAGAAGATCGAACAAATCCATAAAGAAACAGCCATCGATCTATTTTTCCTAAGCATTTTACAGAACCTTGTAGAGATCGAGAACAAACTTCGAGACTGTACGACTGAAACGCTGCCTGAGCCGTTGCTTCATCTAGCCAAAGTCTACGGGTTTACAGACGCAAGCATTGCAAAACTGGTGCAAAGCTCAGAATCAGCCATCACCCAGCAGAGATTAGGTTATCACCTTTATCCAAGCTATAAAATGGTCGACACATGTGCAGCTGAATTTGAAGCGGCTACAAACTATGTCTATGCAACCTATTCTGGTGTGAACGAAATTGACCCGCTTCCGTCAACTAAGAAAGCATTGATTGTTGGGGCGGGACCGATTCGGATCGGTCAAGGTGTCGAATTCGATTATAGTGCTGTCAAGGCTATCGAAACATTGAAGGAACTGGGATGGTCGACGATCATGATTAACAATAATCCGGAAACCGTCAGTACCGATTACGAAACAGCCGATCGTCTATACTTTGAACCGATCAGCAAAGAAATCATCGAGGCCATCGTAGAACACGAGCAAATAGACCAGGTCTACACACAGTTTGGCGGTCAGACTGCTATCAACCTTGCTGCTCAACTAGAAGAGGCAGGCATACCACTGGCGGGTGTTTCGGTTGATACGATCGCTCAACTTGAAGACCGTGAACAATTTTACTCGATGTTAAAAAGCCTGGATATTCCGCACATTCCAGGAGCAGTCTGCCATACCTTCGACGAAGCGATGCGCGCAGCAAGTTCCTATACGTATCCACTCTTGTGCCGCCCTTCTTATGTGATTGGCGGCCAGGGAATGGTGAAAGTTAACAATGAACATGAACTGAAGGATGCACTTGCAGGCACAGATGCCCGTCATTATCCTATTGTGCTTGATGAATTTATAACAGGTCAGGAGGCAGAGGTTGATCTCGTCGCTGACGGGGAGCATATTTTTATTCCGGAAATCATGGAGCATGTAGAACCCGCCGGGATTCACTCTGGCGATAGTATGGCAATTTTTCCTTCTACTTTAAATGAAGATGTGAAGGCGACGATTAAGGAATATGCGAGCAAAATAGTTCAGCATACAGATTATAAAGGGATTATGAACATTCAATTTCTACTGACAGAGGATGCGGTCTATGTGCTTGAAGTGAACCCACGAGCGAGCCGAACAGTTCCGATCGTGAGTAAGGTGTCGAATCGATCTCTGATTGATCTGGCAACACGCGTTCTAGCGGGAGATGTTTCTTGTCATTTAGATCACGTGCAGCCACCTGAGTTTGAACATGTAGCGGTAAAGTATCCGTTGTTTTCATCCCACGCTTTACCGGAGCTTGATCATAAGCTTAATGCCAACATGAAATCAACAGGCGAAGGCATGTGTCTGGGAGGAACAGTCCAGGAAGCTCTGGCCAAGGTTTTCGAGCATCTGCCTCATTTTTACGAAGAACATGTAAGCTTTGTGGAAGATGGTTATGCTCATATGGATTCACCAAGTCAGCTTTCTTTTTCAGAATGGATACAGACTAAGCAAGCAAGTATTTATGTGAATGATCAGCAAACTACTGAAGATATGGAAAGAAGAATTCAAGCTTTGAAATATGGTGTCACCGTCTTTAGTCAAAAAGAGACGTTTGAAGCTTACCTCGCTTCGCTGCATGTAAGTCCATATCTTCCAGCCCCGCTGCCCGGGAGTTTAAATGAAGGAGTGAAATTAGGATGA
- a CDS encoding Na+/H+ antiporter NhaC family protein, producing MGWLSIIPFIVVIIAAIWTKQVVPSLLFAVIVAGYLAEPHWLNGMLTAVQFIIQGLQDENNLKIIIFLYGFSAMIGLVRMSGGIKGFVKAATEKVENKRGAFILSWLSAVGTFSTPSFRIVTIAPVMKAMRRKIPMSKQEIGFVIETTASPLVAVIPVATAFVGYMTSVVELSIHQAGTSGDPYTLFLQSIPFNFFAFAMLLLGFYLSFFHRSKKKATDAEKKNNQGDNAKDDQQDDDKWEDCHPAVKKDLPANPWNLIIPLASVIILTFAFMYAIGVEKGKSGFQALINDNVLGAMVLAVLLTLIWFVVYLKFSKEPLRKQMKELIEGGNEMMGVILLLAMVWGLSKGTEALGFADTISTWFNWIPSGYVAVVIFVLGCGLAYFIGSAWGAWGILMPVALSIAVTAGSSLPIVIGAVFASGTFGAFASPLSDDTNTTAGILNLNTIEYAKFKLKPGLMAAGVAALGYLALAIFL from the coding sequence ATGGGTTGGTTATCAATTATCCCCTTCATTGTCGTAATTATTGCGGCAATTTGGACAAAGCAGGTGGTTCCGAGCTTACTATTTGCCGTGATTGTTGCCGGATATTTAGCAGAACCCCACTGGTTAAATGGAATGCTCACTGCTGTCCAGTTCATCATTCAAGGCCTTCAAGATGAAAATAATTTAAAAATCATTATCTTCTTATATGGTTTTTCAGCCATGATCGGACTCGTCCGCATGTCTGGGGGAATTAAAGGATTTGTTAAGGCAGCTACAGAAAAGGTAGAGAACAAGCGAGGAGCATTTATATTATCATGGTTGTCTGCCGTTGGAACGTTTAGCACGCCGAGTTTTCGTATCGTAACGATCGCCCCAGTTATGAAGGCGATGCGCAGGAAAATTCCAATGTCTAAACAGGAGATCGGGTTCGTAATTGAAACAACAGCCTCACCTCTCGTAGCTGTTATACCTGTGGCGACAGCGTTTGTGGGGTACATGACCTCGGTCGTCGAGCTCTCTATTCATCAGGCCGGTACATCTGGAGACCCTTATACCCTCTTCTTACAAAGTATTCCCTTTAACTTCTTCGCCTTTGCTATGCTGCTGCTCGGATTTTATTTAAGTTTTTTTCATCGTTCGAAGAAAAAGGCAACAGATGCAGAGAAGAAAAATAACCAAGGTGACAATGCGAAGGACGATCAGCAGGATGATGACAAGTGGGAGGATTGTCATCCCGCTGTAAAAAAAGATCTTCCGGCTAATCCATGGAACCTAATTATTCCTCTCGCTAGTGTCATTATCCTTACGTTTGCCTTCATGTATGCGATTGGAGTCGAAAAGGGCAAATCTGGATTCCAGGCGTTGATTAATGACAATGTGCTCGGTGCTATGGTGTTAGCGGTCCTCTTAACACTGATTTGGTTCGTCGTGTACTTGAAATTTTCTAAAGAACCGCTTCGTAAACAAATGAAAGAGTTGATTGAGGGCGGCAATGAGATGATGGGGGTTATCTTGTTGCTCGCGATGGTGTGGGGGCTGAGTAAAGGAACTGAAGCGCTTGGCTTTGCGGATACGATCTCCACTTGGTTCAATTGGATTCCATCCGGATATGTAGCCGTAGTTATTTTCGTTCTCGGCTGCGGTCTTGCCTATTTCATTGGTTCAGCATGGGGAGCATGGGGGATTTTGATGCCTGTTGCACTTTCAATTGCCGTTACTGCTGGCAGCTCACTTCCCATTGTAATTGGTGCTGTATTTGCCAGTGGAACGTTCGGTGCTTTCGCTTCTCCGCTTAGCGACGACACAAATACGACAGCTGGTATTTTGAATTTAAATACGATTGAATACGCAAAATTCAAACTGAAGCCAGGTTTAATGGCAGCAGGTGTGGCAGCTTTAGGATACTTAGCACTGGCAATATTTTTATAA